The following proteins are encoded in a genomic region of Montipora foliosa isolate CH-2021 chromosome 10, ASM3666993v2, whole genome shotgun sequence:
- the LOC137973944 gene encoding uncharacterized protein, which translates to MVRRRKQGTPRRTATLTASATSEGEAGPSHTVPEETLPDEPTAPAPPDPRELLLRVEGIEQRRVPKKDSLQRLAQFLREKRPCPHPLETQQETEEATSAEQGQEQPINIRLRNTVVCAGLSKVWEKSKADCTCLAEPMGSGSQGDVADEQCPYCISDMEGSDISAVSSRCENPDCNPCIMMNQLDKTLLAGLGTKRNERLSAFFQLAPCLAKLFNSGELPEDRRKPLVEAFGDLLSCSLTKVRYLSNIGFLIMICPRLQQLQLERGWAIVYNNLSKIASAIGYHGNHNSQLAALIFIREFCIPDRENLWRSYLQSEELVEENRILTEVFAGCFEHSQEDNQSS; encoded by the exons ATGGTGCGGAGAAGGAAACAGGGCACGCCACGTCGGACGGCAACGTTGACCGCTTCAGCCACTTCAGAAGGTGAAGCAGGACCCAGTCACACTGTGCCAGAGGAAACATTGCCAGACGAGCCCACTGCACCTGCCCCACCAGACCCGAGAGAGCTTCTACTTCGAGTGGAAGGTATTGAGCAGAGGAGGGTACCTAAAAAGGACAGCCTTCAACGCCTCGCACAATTCCTGCGAGAAAAGCGGCCTTGTCCACACCCACTTGAG ACTCAACAAGAGACAGAAGAAGCAACATCTGCCGAGCAAGGACAGGAACAGCCGATTAACATACGTCTGCGGAACACAGTAGTCTGTGCTGGCCTGAGCAAAGTGTGGGAAAAATCCAAGGCAGATTGTACGTGCCTTGCTGAGCCGATGGGCAGTGGGTCACAAGGCGACGTGGCTGATGAACAGTGTCCCTATTGTATCAGCGACATGGAAGGTAGTGACATATCTGCCGTCAGTTCACGGTGTGAAAATCCAGATTGCAATCCCTGCATTATGATGAATCAATTGGACAAGACGCTTTTGGCAGGACTCGGCACCAAGCGAAATGAACgcctttctgcatttttccaGCTCGCCCCTTGTCTGGCAAAACTTTTCAACTCTGGTGAACTTCCAGAGGATCGAAGGAAACCTCTGGTTGAAGCATTTGGCGACCTTCTCAGCTGTTCCCTGACTAAAGTGCGATACCTGTCAAACATTGGCTTCTTAATCATGATTTGTCCCCGCCTGCAACAGCTACAACTCGAAAGAGGTTGGGCAATTGTTTACAATAATCTTTCTAAGATTGCCTCTGCGATTGGATATCATGGAAACCACAATAGTCAACTTGCAGCACTAATCTTCATACGGGAATTTTGCATTCCAGACAGAGAGAACCTCTGGAGATCGTATCTTCAGTCTGAAGAACTGGTAGAAGAGAACAGAATTCTAACTGAAGTCTTTGCAGGTTGTTTTGAGCACTCCCAAGAGGACAACCAGTCTTCTTAA